One genomic window of Desertibacillus haloalkaliphilus includes the following:
- a CDS encoding polysaccharide deacetylase family protein — AVLLTFDDNSDDFYPYVYPVLQKYGMKATQFTVSDWVDGSWNMTSNEILTVMEEGIDIQNHTVTHPFLTSLSKAEQYSEINDATTALKELTGKTTNVFAYPYGDYNVDTISV, encoded by the coding sequence AAGCTGTACTGCTGACATTTGATGATAATTCAGATGATTTTTACCCATATGTATATCCTGTTTTGCAAAAATATGGGATGAAAGCAACTCAGTTTACCGTTTCCGATTGGGTAGATGGAAGCTGGAACATGACAAGTAATGAAATCTTGACCGTTATGGAAGAGGGTATTGATATCCAAAACCATACTGTAACACATCCTTTTCTAACGAGTTTAAGTAAAGCAGAACAATACTCAGAAATTAATGATGCAACTACAGCGCTCAAAGAGTTAACCGGTAAGACGACGAATGTTTTCGCTTATCCTTACGGAGATTATAACGTTGATACGATCTCAGTC